The following proteins are encoded in a genomic region of Melopsittacus undulatus isolate bMelUnd1 chromosome 8, bMelUnd1.mat.Z, whole genome shotgun sequence:
- the LOC101870128 gene encoding putative methyltransferase DDB_G0268948 — MATQMFEARGHAAIYQKYRFAPGKELQRTILTYLQEKRITAAELVLDVGCGSGQGTRFLAEHFKKVVGMDISKAQIQEAKEGLSMPNVSYLVCPAEELPFKDASVDLLTSFTAAHWFDTDGFMREVQRVVRPGGCVAISTYTLDMRLRYGECSENLTQGFREFWDLLLKHSHHRIKLVLEDYKEIFEALPFPDKQRITDIFDTIPMTVAGVVGYLESSSPYQTFMKSDPEAAKSLLQEAEKRMLEVMGVSSRETPVELWVRHVCVLGCKAQ, encoded by the exons ATGGCCACCCAGATGTTCGAGGCCAGGGGACACGCAGCCATCTACCAGAAGTACAGGTTTGCACCGGGCAAAGAGCTGCAGAGAACCATTCTCACCTACCTGCAGGAGAAG AGGAtaactgctgctgagctggtgcTGGATGTTGGCTGTGGGTCTGGACAAGGCACCCGCTTCCTTGCAGAGCACTTCAAAAAGGTGGTGGGAATGGACATCAGCAAAGCACAGATCCAGGAGGCCAAGGAGGGCCTCTCCATGCCCAATGTATCCTACCT tGTGTgccctgcagaggagctgcCGTTCAAGGATGCCTCTGTGGACCTCCTGACTTCATTCACCGCTGCACATTGGTTTGATACTGATGGGTTCATGAGGGAGGTGCAGCGCGTGGTCAGACCGGGGGGATGCGTGGCCATCAGCACCTACACCCTGGACATGAGGCTGCGCTATGGGGAGTGCTCTGAAAACCTGACCCAGGGCTTCAGGGAG TTCTGGgacctgcttttaaaacactccCATCACAGGATAAAACTTGTCTTGGAGGACTACAAGGAGATCTTTGAGGCTTTGCCATTCCCAGACAAGCAGAG AATTACCGATATCTTTGATACCATCCCCATGACTGTCGCTGGTGTGGTGGGTTACCTGGAGTCATCTTCTCCATATCAAACCTTTATGAAGAGTGACCCTGAAGCCGCGAAATCCCTTCtccaagaggcagaaaagag gatgctggaggtgatgggagtTTCTTCTCGTGAGACCCCAGTGGAGCTCTGGGTGAGGCACGTCTGTGTGCTGGGATGCAAGGCACAGTGA